One Acetobacterium sp. KB-1 DNA segment encodes these proteins:
- a CDS encoding NAD(P)/FAD-dependent oxidoreductase, translating to MHDVAIIGAGIIGTSIARALGRYKLSVVIFDKENDVSMGATKANSAIVHGGFAESHTKVKGGLCYKGRKQFDQLDKELNFGFEKVGSLVLAFEEDQLEKLKSLYENGLANGLDDLEILDHDQIMAMEPNVNPDVKYALYCKGAGICSPYEMAIAMAENAVANGVELLLNTEITAIEKTADGFNLTDHSGKNYQSRFVINAGGVSSDTISQMVGLDYFSITPRTGEYLLMVRGSSSIINTVLFQMPTKMGKGILVAPTYFGNLIIGPDAVNEDTVDKSTHSERLLKIFNEAKHTTDKLNIKQFVRSFTGVRAVSSTDDFIIEATPVTGFINCAGIQSPGLTSSPAITEMVLDFLKNQNCPFEEDPSFNPYRAPIITRSELKPLKEITPFVDIDSSPEKIICRCEQVSEATIIDAMNRGITVTTVDGIKRRTRAGFGWCQGTFCRPRVAEVMERVLGHEIDSGFDVEHSGVNRVGKNEIVDYISKHTD from the coding sequence ATGCATGATGTGGCTATTATCGGAGCCGGCATAATCGGAACATCGATCGCCCGGGCTCTTGGTCGTTACAAACTATCTGTTGTCATTTTTGATAAAGAAAATGATGTGTCCATGGGAGCAACAAAAGCCAATTCGGCCATTGTCCATGGGGGCTTTGCCGAATCCCACACCAAAGTAAAAGGGGGCTTATGCTACAAAGGCCGAAAACAATTTGACCAATTGGACAAGGAATTAAACTTTGGTTTTGAAAAAGTCGGTTCGCTGGTACTGGCCTTTGAAGAAGATCAGCTGGAAAAACTTAAATCCTTATACGAAAACGGTCTGGCCAATGGTCTGGATGATTTAGAAATCCTTGACCACGATCAGATCATGGCAATGGAACCGAACGTCAATCCAGATGTCAAATATGCCTTGTATTGTAAAGGCGCGGGCATTTGTTCGCCCTACGAAATGGCCATCGCAATGGCCGAAAACGCAGTTGCCAATGGCGTTGAGCTATTATTAAATACTGAAATTACAGCGATTGAAAAAACTGCTGATGGCTTTAATCTAACGGATCACAGCGGCAAAAATTATCAGTCCCGGTTCGTGATCAATGCTGGCGGAGTTTCCTCTGACACGATTTCACAAATGGTTGGCCTTGATTATTTCTCCATTACCCCCCGCACCGGAGAATATCTTCTTATGGTTCGCGGTTCTTCGAGCATTATTAATACCGTCCTGTTCCAGATGCCCACAAAAATGGGCAAGGGCATTCTGGTGGCGCCCACCTATTTCGGAAACCTGATCATTGGGCCAGACGCGGTCAATGAAGACACGGTTGATAAATCCACCCATTCCGAACGGTTGCTTAAAATTTTCAACGAGGCCAAACATACCACTGATAAATTAAATATTAAACAGTTTGTCCGCAGCTTCACTGGTGTCCGGGCGGTTAGCTCCACCGATGACTTTATCATTGAAGCCACTCCCGTTACCGGCTTTATTAATTGTGCCGGGATCCAATCACCGGGACTTACTTCTTCTCCGGCAATTACCGAGATGGTTCTGGACTTTTTAAAGAATCAAAACTGTCCCTTTGAAGAAGACCCCAGCTTCAATCCTTATCGGGCACCGATTATTACCCGGTCAGAATTAAAACCACTTAAAGAAATAACGCCTTTCGTGGATATTGATTCTAGCCCCGAGAAAATAATTTGTCGCTGTGAACAGGTGAGTGAAGCCACCATTATTGATGCTATGAATCGGGGTATTACCGTGACTACCGTCGATGGGATAAAAAGGCGCACCCGCGCTGGATTCGGTTGGTGCCAGGGAACCTTCTGCCGTCCCAGGGTTGCTGAAGTGATGGAACGCGTCCTCGGCCATGAAATTGATTCCGGTTTTGATGTCGAACACAGCGGTGTTAACCGGGTGGGAAAAAACGAAATCGTCGATTATATTTCAAAGCATACCGACTAG
- a CDS encoding asparaginase produces MENTPKILLLLTGGTIGSAVNDHCINVDSSRGDDLLSYYREHHSRAVEFDVVRPFNILSENAEPKHWLKIIETLQSYRLSDYDGVIIAHGSDTLPYTAAALSYGLDCPLIPIVLVAANYAIGERGSNAIANFSAVVEFISNMKLPGFYVIYKNSDHVIYVHLATRLQEADWLKDDFTSFGGPLGVFDHRGLCCVPTAKNPTMMKLYNPSPDDIPVVKEFRNEVLALRAYPGLNYEVIDLQKFKL; encoded by the coding sequence ATGGAAAATACACCCAAGATCTTATTATTATTAACGGGGGGGACCATCGGCAGCGCTGTCAACGACCACTGTATCAATGTGGATTCCAGCCGCGGTGACGACTTGCTGTCTTATTATCGAGAACATCATAGCCGCGCCGTCGAATTCGACGTCGTCCGTCCCTTTAATATTCTTAGCGAAAACGCCGAACCAAAGCACTGGCTGAAGATCATCGAAACCTTACAATCCTATCGACTCAGCGATTATGATGGTGTCATCATTGCACATGGTTCGGATACCCTTCCCTATACCGCTGCCGCTCTTTCTTATGGCCTTGACTGTCCGTTAATTCCCATTGTTTTGGTGGCTGCCAATTACGCCATCGGTGAACGGGGTAGCAATGCCATTGCTAATTTTTCGGCAGTAGTAGAATTTATCAGTAATATGAAGCTGCCCGGTTTTTATGTCATTTATAAAAACAGTGACCACGTTATTTATGTCCATCTGGCAACCCGACTCCAGGAAGCCGATTGGCTCAAGGATGACTTTACCAGTTTTGGCGGTCCATTAGGGGTGTTTGATCATCGTGGTTTGTGTTGTGTCCCCACGGCTAAAAATCCAACCATGATGAAACTTTACAACCCCTCCCCGGATGATATCCCTGTAGTTAAAGAATTTCGCAACGAAGTCCTGGCACTGCGGGCCTATCCCGGTTTAAACTATGAGGTAATTGACCTCCAAAAATTTAAACTATGA
- a CDS encoding ASKHA domain-containing protein, whose product MSSLNTIRVFFPLLDKNVMVEAGKTVAQACALVGFPQNLVCGGKGTCKKCLVTIRENDLVSEVLSCQHLVSQDMAIFISKEAALSQILETTSNGELSFNPKTRVATVPITALKTEMCSYDLETIRAALEMPVKMPSIKVLRKSSDIFHQKNLPLMNFILYDDEVIDLIPATEAINAYGIAFDIGTTSVVGYLYDLTNGVLIHQYSSLNKQISFGGDVISRIDYASTSSENLMNIQHAIIETVNTILSNLFYESKIPSEAVYECVFCGNSTMAHLFLGLNPLHLGLSPFTGITRDMVVLKAEELNININPSGKITFLPLLGGFVGADTTAVLLGLPKDDAYRLMIDLGTNGEIAVGNGSRYFVASTACGPALEGAGIHMGMRGTTGAIEKINLVDNEIKCHVIGNVAPLGFCGSGIIDAIAFLYREKLIYNRGNFIKGEDLDNHPLKDRFKIDENNQRYFIFVRHEDNPNGKEMIITQKDVRAVQLAKAAIFTGCCLLTEKYGIKAEDLKEITLAGAFGNYIDIENAQFIGLLPEIAGVPIRSIGNGAGTGSQLFLLSQDEAKRCEHIPTITTHIELATDPNFSNLYMQNTTLGQNEMK is encoded by the coding sequence ATGTCATCTTTGAATACTATTCGTGTTTTTTTTCCGTTGTTGGATAAAAACGTTATGGTTGAAGCCGGAAAAACAGTTGCCCAAGCTTGCGCTTTAGTTGGTTTTCCACAAAACCTGGTCTGTGGAGGCAAAGGAACGTGCAAAAAATGTCTTGTTACTATTCGTGAAAACGATTTAGTTTCTGAAGTCCTGAGTTGTCAACATCTCGTTTCTCAGGACATGGCCATTTTTATTTCAAAAGAGGCGGCGCTATCCCAAATACTGGAAACAACCAGCAATGGAGAGTTGAGTTTTAATCCCAAAACCAGAGTGGCTACCGTTCCAATCACGGCATTAAAAACCGAGATGTGCTCCTATGATCTTGAAACGATCCGAGCCGCCCTTGAAATGCCGGTTAAGATGCCTTCTATTAAAGTATTGCGAAAATCATCTGATATTTTTCATCAAAAGAACCTTCCACTGATGAATTTCATACTATACGATGATGAAGTCATCGATCTGATCCCGGCCACTGAGGCAATAAATGCTTACGGAATCGCCTTTGACATTGGTACCACCTCTGTTGTCGGTTACCTTTATGACTTGACAAACGGGGTTCTAATCCACCAATATTCTTCCCTGAATAAGCAAATTTCTTTTGGCGGAGACGTGATTAGTCGTATTGATTATGCTTCTACGTCTTCAGAAAACCTGATGAATATCCAACACGCCATCATTGAAACGGTTAACACGATTTTATCGAACCTTTTTTATGAATCCAAAATACCATCTGAAGCAGTTTACGAATGTGTCTTCTGTGGCAACAGTACCATGGCACATCTTTTTCTGGGTTTAAACCCCCTGCATTTAGGTCTTTCTCCTTTTACCGGCATTACTCGGGACATGGTTGTCCTGAAGGCCGAAGAACTTAATATCAACATAAATCCTAGTGGAAAAATAACCTTTCTGCCTTTATTGGGCGGGTTTGTCGGCGCCGATACTACCGCTGTTCTATTGGGGCTGCCAAAAGATGACGCCTATCGTCTCATGATTGATTTAGGAACAAACGGAGAAATTGCCGTAGGCAACGGTAGCCGATACTTTGTCGCTTCAACTGCCTGTGGGCCGGCCTTAGAAGGCGCCGGCATCCATATGGGGATGAGGGGCACCACTGGCGCGATTGAAAAAATTAATCTGGTTGACAATGAAATTAAATGCCATGTCATCGGCAACGTGGCTCCCCTTGGTTTTTGCGGTTCAGGTATCATCGATGCCATCGCCTTCCTCTATCGGGAAAAACTAATCTACAACCGCGGAAATTTTATTAAAGGTGAGGATCTTGATAATCATCCATTAAAGGATCGTTTTAAGATAGATGAAAACAATCAACGCTATTTTATTTTTGTTCGTCATGAGGATAACCCCAACGGCAAAGAGATGATTATTACCCAAAAGGATGTCCGGGCTGTACAATTGGCCAAGGCCGCCATTTTTACAGGTTGCTGTCTATTGACCGAAAAATACGGTATCAAAGCAGAAGATCTCAAGGAAATAACCCTGGCCGGTGCTTTTGGAAATTATATTGATATCGAAAATGCCCAATTTATCGGTTTGCTTCCGGAAATTGCCGGTGTTCCCATTCGTTCCATCGGCAATGGTGCCGGGACCGGTTCCCAGCTTTTCTTGCTTTCTCAGGATGAAGCCAAACGCTGTGAGCATATCCCGACGATAACCACCCATATTGAGCTCGCAACAGATCCGAATTTTTCCAACCTTTATATGCAAAACACCACCCTTGGTCAAAACGAAATGAAGTAA